One part of the Lotus japonicus ecotype B-129 chromosome 2, LjGifu_v1.2 genome encodes these proteins:
- the LOC130739479 gene encoding COBRA-like protein 1: MDSLLLFRFVLPCTLLLLLPSSSEAYDPLDPNGNITIRWDILSWTGDGYVAAVTLNNFQQYRHIQEPGWSLGWTWAKNEIIWQMIGGQTTEQGDCSKFKGQVSPHCCKKDPVAVDLIPGAPYSEQVANCCKGGVLTSLKQDPANAVASFRVVVGRAGTTTKSVRLPKNFTFKSPGPGYTCGPARIVKPTRFLRYDKRRVTQAMMSWNVTCTYSQFLAAKAPTCCVSLSTFYNDTIVSCPTCACGCQSGNCVDPNSPNLTSVISNPGNNGITCTSHSCPIRVHWHVKQNYKQYWRVKVTITNFNYRMNYSDWNLVIEHPNFDNLTQLYSFNYGSLIPYGGSMNDTAMLWGIKFFNDLLMQAGPLGYVQSDLLFGKDKSTFTFHEGWAFPRRIYFNGDNCVMPPPDVYPRLPNAGSQQKASPYLL, translated from the exons ATGGACTCTCTGCTCTTGTTTCGGTTTGTCCTCCCATGCACTCTCCTCTTGCTTCTGCCTTCATCATCAGAAGCTTATGATCCTCTTGACCCAAACGGAAACATCACAATAAGATGGGATATACTAAGCTGGACAGGGGATGGTTATGTTGCTGCGGTAACATTAAACAACTTCCAGCAATATAGACATATCCAAGAACCTGGGTGGTCACTAGGATGGACGTGGGCAAAGAATGAGATAATCTGGCAAATGATAGGAGGGCAAACCACCGAGCAAGGAGACTGCTCAAAATTTAAGGGACAAGTGTCCCCACATTGCTGCAAAAAGGATCCCGTTGCGGTTGATCTGATTCCTGGAGCACCTTACAGTGAGCAGGTTGCAAACTGCTGCAAAGGTGGGGTGCTCACCTCATTGAAACAAGATCCGGCCAATGCTGTTGCCTCATTCCGGGTCGTTGTGGGTAGAGCTGGTACCACAACCAAAAGTGTGAGGTTGCCGAAAAACTTCACCTTCAAATCACCTGGACCAGGATATACATGTGGACCAGCAAGAATTGTGAAACCCACCCGGTTTTTAAGATATGATAAAAggagagtaacccaagcaatgA TGAGTTGGAATGTGACATGCACATATTCACAATTTCTAGCTGCGAAAGCTCCTACGTGTTGTGTGTCCCTCTCAACTTTCTATAATGATACTATTGTATCTTGCCCAACATGTGCATGTGGCTGCCAATCAGGGAACTGTGTAGA TCCAAATTCGCCAAATCTAACATCAGTTATTTCCAACCCTGGAAATAACGGCATTACATGCACTAGCCATTCATGCCCAATCCGAGTTCACTGGCATGTGAAGCAAAACTACAAGCAGTACTGGCGAGTGAAGGTGACGATTACTAATTTTAATTACAGGATGAATTATTCTGATTGGAACTTAGTAATCGAACACCCAAACTTCGACAATCTGACCCAGCTTTATAGTTTCAACTACGGGTCATTAATTCCCTATGGGGGGTCAATGA ATGATACAGCAATGCTTTGGGGAATTAAGTTCTTCAATGATTTGCTCATGCAAGCTGGCCCTCTTGGTTATGTACAGTCAGACCTGCTTTTTGGAAAGGATAAGTCAACTTTTACTTTTCATGAAGGCTGGGCTTTTCCTCGGAGGATCTATTTCAATGGTGACAATTGTGTGATGCCACCACCTGATGTTTATCCAAGGTTACCGAATGCCGGTTCGCAGCAAAAGGCTTCCCCTTACTTGCTTTGA
- the LOC130739480 gene encoding hyoscyamine 6-dioxygenase-like isoform X1: MESLDQRLVSTWSHDHSSVPLSYVQPLESRPGSKVTNHNSCKTIPVIDLGGHNDRAHTTKQILKASEDYGFFQVINHRVSKDLMDEALNIFKEFHAMPPKEKVNECSKDPNGRCKLYTSSENYKIDAVQYWKDTLSHPCPSSGDHMKYWPEKPTKYREVVGKYTQELRKLALEILELFCEGLGLNPRYFCGGLSGSPHVLVHHYPPCPEPSLTLGLAKHRDPTVITILLQDQLVQGLQVLKDGEWLGVEPLPNAFVVNIGLLLQIISNGRLVGAEHRVVTNLTTARTSVAYFIYPSMESIIEPAQCLMNETTLPVYKSMTFGEFRRQFFEKGPKIEEELQKQDLMNNIIFLFLSTPTSPLTTVTKSPTSGKLPLL; encoded by the exons ATGGAAAGCTTGGATCAGAGGCTGGTCTCAACTTGGTCTCATGATCATTCCTCGGTGCCCCTATCTTATGTTCAACCCCTGGAAAGCAGGCCTGGCTCTAAGGTCACGAACCATAATTCATGTAAAACAATTCCTGTGATTGATCTTGGAGGACACAATGATCGTGCTCATACCACAAAACAGATTCTGAAAGCCTCCGAGGACTATGGTTTTTTCCAG GTGATCAACCATAGAGTTTCCAAGGATTTAATGGATGAAGCGTTGAACATTTTTAAAGAATTCCACGCCATGCCTCCCAAGGAGAAGGTAAATGAATGTTCTAAGGACCCAAATGGAAGGTGCAAGCTCTATACAAGTAGTGAGAATTACAAGATAGATGCGGTTCAATATTGGAAGGACACATTATCACACCCTTGTCCTTCATCGGGGGATCACATGAAGTATTGGCCTGAGAAACCAACCAAATACCG TGAAGTGGTTGGAAAATATACACAAGAATTGAGGAAGCTTGCACTTGAAATCTTGGAGCTATTTTGTGAAGGGTTAGGGCTTAACCCACGTTATTTCTGTGGTGGGCTTAGTGGGAGTCCACATGTGCTAGTGCATCACTACCCTCCATGCCCTGAGCCAAGCTTAACCTTGGGCTTAGCCAAGCACAGGGACCCTACCGTTATCACCATTCTGCTTCAAGACCAGCTGGTTCAGGGACTTCAAGTCCTCAAGGATGGGGAATGGCTTGGAGTTGAGCCTCTTCCCAATGCTTTTGTGGTTAACATTGGTCTACTCTTAcag aTAATCAGTAATGGAAGGCTGGTTGGTGCGGAACACCGGGTTGTGACGAATTTGACAACAGCGCGCACAAGTGTTGCCTATTTCATCTATCCATCAATGGAAAGCATCATAGAACCTGCACAATGTTTGATGAATGAAACTACTCTGCCAGTGTACAAATCCATGACATTTGGAGAGTTTCGTAGACAATTCTTTGAGAAGGGCcccaagattgaagaagaattGCA GAAGCAGGATTTGATGAATAACATAATATTCCTTTTTCTCTCAACCCCAACTTCTCCTCTGACCACTGTAACCAAATCACCAACCTCCGGCAAGCTTCCCCTTCTTTAG
- the LOC130739480 gene encoding hyoscyamine 6-dioxygenase-like isoform X2 has protein sequence MESLDQRLVSTWSHDHSSVPLSYVQPLESRPGSKVTNHNSCKTIPVIDLGGHNDRAHTTKQILKASEDYGFFQVINHRVSKDLMDEALNIFKEFHAMPPKEKVNECSKDPNGRCKLYTSSENYKIDAVQYWKDTLSHPCPSSGDHMKYWPEKPTKYREVVGKYTQELRKLALEILELFCEGLGLNPRYFCGGLSGSPHVLVHHYPPCPEPSLTLGLAKHRDPTVITILLQDQLVQGLQVLKDGEWLGVEPLPNAFVVNIGLLLQIISNGRLVGAEHRVVTNLTTARTSVAYFIYPSMESIIEPAQCLMNETTLPVYKSMTFGEFRRQFFEKGPKIEEELQARPQKRAKKHTTVHQTQDQEDKSSF, from the exons ATGGAAAGCTTGGATCAGAGGCTGGTCTCAACTTGGTCTCATGATCATTCCTCGGTGCCCCTATCTTATGTTCAACCCCTGGAAAGCAGGCCTGGCTCTAAGGTCACGAACCATAATTCATGTAAAACAATTCCTGTGATTGATCTTGGAGGACACAATGATCGTGCTCATACCACAAAACAGATTCTGAAAGCCTCCGAGGACTATGGTTTTTTCCAG GTGATCAACCATAGAGTTTCCAAGGATTTAATGGATGAAGCGTTGAACATTTTTAAAGAATTCCACGCCATGCCTCCCAAGGAGAAGGTAAATGAATGTTCTAAGGACCCAAATGGAAGGTGCAAGCTCTATACAAGTAGTGAGAATTACAAGATAGATGCGGTTCAATATTGGAAGGACACATTATCACACCCTTGTCCTTCATCGGGGGATCACATGAAGTATTGGCCTGAGAAACCAACCAAATACCG TGAAGTGGTTGGAAAATATACACAAGAATTGAGGAAGCTTGCACTTGAAATCTTGGAGCTATTTTGTGAAGGGTTAGGGCTTAACCCACGTTATTTCTGTGGTGGGCTTAGTGGGAGTCCACATGTGCTAGTGCATCACTACCCTCCATGCCCTGAGCCAAGCTTAACCTTGGGCTTAGCCAAGCACAGGGACCCTACCGTTATCACCATTCTGCTTCAAGACCAGCTGGTTCAGGGACTTCAAGTCCTCAAGGATGGGGAATGGCTTGGAGTTGAGCCTCTTCCCAATGCTTTTGTGGTTAACATTGGTCTACTCTTAcag aTAATCAGTAATGGAAGGCTGGTTGGTGCGGAACACCGGGTTGTGACGAATTTGACAACAGCGCGCACAAGTGTTGCCTATTTCATCTATCCATCAATGGAAAGCATCATAGAACCTGCACAATGTTTGATGAATGAAACTACTCTGCCAGTGTACAAATCCATGACATTTGGAGAGTTTCGTAGACAATTCTTTGAGAAGGGCcccaagattgaagaagaattGCA AGCTAGGCCTCAGAAAAGGGCGAAAAAACATACTACAGTACACCAGACTCAAGACCAAGAGGATAAATCcagcttttaa
- the LOC130739481 gene encoding uncharacterized protein LOC130739481 translates to MDNITASEIAGLGVGVLLLSATIAAPKIDAFFSSSQRSSLGMCKRCGNIRRLACSRCKGTGFVKEGGLFGINLVDDLYETIGNRESTVKQIACVKCQAKGYFSCPDCSKV, encoded by the exons ATGGATAACATCACAGCCAGTGAAATAGCTGGTTTGGGAGTCGGTGTTCTGCTCCTTTCTGCCACCATTGCTGCCCCCAAAATCGAtgctttcttctcttcttcccaGCGCAG TTCATTAGGGATGTGCAAGCGATGTGGCAACATCAGAAGATTGGCTTGCTCTAGATGCAAAGGAACCGGGTTCGTCAAAGAAGGAGGATTATTTGGTATTAACCTAGTGGATGATTTGTATGAAACAATTGGTAATCGCGAATCAACGGTGAAGCAGATAGCATGTGTGAAATGTCAAGCGAAAGGTTACTTTTCATGTCCTGATTGTTCTAAAGTATAA
- the LOC130739482 gene encoding agamous-like MADS-box protein MADS2 isoform X1, with product MGRGRVELKRIENKINRQVTFAKRRNGLLKKAYELSVLCDAEVALIIFSNRGKLYEFCSSSSSMLKTLDRYQKCSYGAVEVNKPAKELEQSSYREYLKLKARFESLQRTQRNLLGEDLGPLNSKELEQLERQLDASLKQVRSTKTQFMLDQLADLQNKEHMLIEANRALNLKLEEINSSNHYRQTWEAGDQSMAYGNQNAPSQSFFQPLECNPTLQIGTDYRYSPVASDQLNATTQPQQVNGFIPGWML from the exons ATGGGGAGGGGAAGAGTGGAACTGAAAAGGATAGAGAACAAGATAAACAGGCAGGTTACTTTTGCTAAGAGGAGGAATGGGCTTCTCAAGAAAGCCTATGAGCTTTCTGTTCTCTGTGATGCTGAGGTTGCTCTTATCATCTTCTCTAACCGTGGCAAGCTTTATGAGTTTTGTAGCAGCTCTAG CAGCATGCTCAAAACGCTTGATAGGTACCAAAAGTGCAGCTATGGTGCAGTAGAAGTCAACAAACCTGCCAAAGAGCTTGAG CAGAGCAGCTACCGTGAGTACTTGAAGCTGAAAGCAAGATTTGAATCTCTTCAAAGGACCCAGAG AAACCTTCTAGGTGAAGACTTGGGCCCCTTAAATAGCAAAGAACTCGAGCAGCTTGAGCGGCAACTAGATGCATCTCTGAAGCAAGTGAGGTCCACAAAG ACCCAATTCATGCTGGACCAGTTAGCTGATCTTCAAAATAAG GAGCACATGTTAATAGAAGCAAACAGAGCTTTGAACCTGAAG TTGGAAGAAATCAACTCAAGCAACCATTATAGGCAAACATGGGAAGCTGGTGATCAAAGCATGGCATATGGTAACCAGAATGCTCCTTCTCAAAGCTTCTTCCAACCTTTGGAGTGCAATCCCACATTACAGATAGG TACTGATTACAGGTACAGTCCTGTAGCTTCAGATCAGCTAAATGCCACAACTCAACCTCAACAAGTGAATGGTTTCATTCCTGGATGGATGCTTTGA
- the LOC130739482 gene encoding agamous-like MADS-box protein MADS2 isoform X3, giving the protein MGRGRVELKRIENKINRQVTFAKRRNGLLKKAYELSVLCDAEVALIIFSNRGKLYEFCSSSSSMLKTLDRYQKCSYGAVEVNKPAKELESSYREYLKLKARFESLQRTQRNLLGEDLGPLNSKELEQLERQLDASLKQVRSTKTQFMLDQLADLQNKEHMLIEANRALNLKLEEINSSNHYRQTWEAGDQSMAYGNQNAPSQSFFQPLECNPTLQIGTDYRYSPVASDQLNATTQPQQVNGFIPGWML; this is encoded by the exons ATGGGGAGGGGAAGAGTGGAACTGAAAAGGATAGAGAACAAGATAAACAGGCAGGTTACTTTTGCTAAGAGGAGGAATGGGCTTCTCAAGAAAGCCTATGAGCTTTCTGTTCTCTGTGATGCTGAGGTTGCTCTTATCATCTTCTCTAACCGTGGCAAGCTTTATGAGTTTTGTAGCAGCTCTAG CAGCATGCTCAAAACGCTTGATAGGTACCAAAAGTGCAGCTATGGTGCAGTAGAAGTCAACAAACCTGCCAAAGAGCTTGAG AGCAGCTACCGTGAGTACTTGAAGCTGAAAGCAAGATTTGAATCTCTTCAAAGGACCCAGAG AAACCTTCTAGGTGAAGACTTGGGCCCCTTAAATAGCAAAGAACTCGAGCAGCTTGAGCGGCAACTAGATGCATCTCTGAAGCAAGTGAGGTCCACAAAG ACCCAATTCATGCTGGACCAGTTAGCTGATCTTCAAAATAAG GAGCACATGTTAATAGAAGCAAACAGAGCTTTGAACCTGAAG TTGGAAGAAATCAACTCAAGCAACCATTATAGGCAAACATGGGAAGCTGGTGATCAAAGCATGGCATATGGTAACCAGAATGCTCCTTCTCAAAGCTTCTTCCAACCTTTGGAGTGCAATCCCACATTACAGATAGG TACTGATTACAGGTACAGTCCTGTAGCTTCAGATCAGCTAAATGCCACAACTCAACCTCAACAAGTGAATGGTTTCATTCCTGGATGGATGCTTTGA
- the LOC130739482 gene encoding agamous-like MADS-box protein MADS2 isoform X2 — protein MGRGRVELKRIENKINRQVTFAKRRNGLLKKAYELSVLCDAEVALIIFSNRGKLYEFCSSSSMLKTLDRYQKCSYGAVEVNKPAKELEQSSYREYLKLKARFESLQRTQRNLLGEDLGPLNSKELEQLERQLDASLKQVRSTKTQFMLDQLADLQNKEHMLIEANRALNLKLEEINSSNHYRQTWEAGDQSMAYGNQNAPSQSFFQPLECNPTLQIGTDYRYSPVASDQLNATTQPQQVNGFIPGWML, from the exons ATGGGGAGGGGAAGAGTGGAACTGAAAAGGATAGAGAACAAGATAAACAGGCAGGTTACTTTTGCTAAGAGGAGGAATGGGCTTCTCAAGAAAGCCTATGAGCTTTCTGTTCTCTGTGATGCTGAGGTTGCTCTTATCATCTTCTCTAACCGTGGCAAGCTTTATGAGTTTTGTAGCAGCTCTAG CATGCTCAAAACGCTTGATAGGTACCAAAAGTGCAGCTATGGTGCAGTAGAAGTCAACAAACCTGCCAAAGAGCTTGAG CAGAGCAGCTACCGTGAGTACTTGAAGCTGAAAGCAAGATTTGAATCTCTTCAAAGGACCCAGAG AAACCTTCTAGGTGAAGACTTGGGCCCCTTAAATAGCAAAGAACTCGAGCAGCTTGAGCGGCAACTAGATGCATCTCTGAAGCAAGTGAGGTCCACAAAG ACCCAATTCATGCTGGACCAGTTAGCTGATCTTCAAAATAAG GAGCACATGTTAATAGAAGCAAACAGAGCTTTGAACCTGAAG TTGGAAGAAATCAACTCAAGCAACCATTATAGGCAAACATGGGAAGCTGGTGATCAAAGCATGGCATATGGTAACCAGAATGCTCCTTCTCAAAGCTTCTTCCAACCTTTGGAGTGCAATCCCACATTACAGATAGG TACTGATTACAGGTACAGTCCTGTAGCTTCAGATCAGCTAAATGCCACAACTCAACCTCAACAAGTGAATGGTTTCATTCCTGGATGGATGCTTTGA
- the LOC130739482 gene encoding agamous-like MADS-box protein MADS2 isoform X4 encodes MGRGRVELKRIENKINRQVTFAKRRNGLLKKAYELSVLCDAEVALIIFSNRGKLYEFCSSSSMLKTLDRYQKCSYGAVEVNKPAKELESSYREYLKLKARFESLQRTQRNLLGEDLGPLNSKELEQLERQLDASLKQVRSTKTQFMLDQLADLQNKEHMLIEANRALNLKLEEINSSNHYRQTWEAGDQSMAYGNQNAPSQSFFQPLECNPTLQIGTDYRYSPVASDQLNATTQPQQVNGFIPGWML; translated from the exons ATGGGGAGGGGAAGAGTGGAACTGAAAAGGATAGAGAACAAGATAAACAGGCAGGTTACTTTTGCTAAGAGGAGGAATGGGCTTCTCAAGAAAGCCTATGAGCTTTCTGTTCTCTGTGATGCTGAGGTTGCTCTTATCATCTTCTCTAACCGTGGCAAGCTTTATGAGTTTTGTAGCAGCTCTAG CATGCTCAAAACGCTTGATAGGTACCAAAAGTGCAGCTATGGTGCAGTAGAAGTCAACAAACCTGCCAAAGAGCTTGAG AGCAGCTACCGTGAGTACTTGAAGCTGAAAGCAAGATTTGAATCTCTTCAAAGGACCCAGAG AAACCTTCTAGGTGAAGACTTGGGCCCCTTAAATAGCAAAGAACTCGAGCAGCTTGAGCGGCAACTAGATGCATCTCTGAAGCAAGTGAGGTCCACAAAG ACCCAATTCATGCTGGACCAGTTAGCTGATCTTCAAAATAAG GAGCACATGTTAATAGAAGCAAACAGAGCTTTGAACCTGAAG TTGGAAGAAATCAACTCAAGCAACCATTATAGGCAAACATGGGAAGCTGGTGATCAAAGCATGGCATATGGTAACCAGAATGCTCCTTCTCAAAGCTTCTTCCAACCTTTGGAGTGCAATCCCACATTACAGATAGG TACTGATTACAGGTACAGTCCTGTAGCTTCAGATCAGCTAAATGCCACAACTCAACCTCAACAAGTGAATGGTTTCATTCCTGGATGGATGCTTTGA